In a single window of the Nodularia spumigena CCY9414 genome:
- a CDS encoding ABC transporter ATP-binding protein, with translation MDLRLENITKSFNSFVANNHISLSVDAGKIHGILGENGAGKTTLMNILSGVYQPDAGQIYLQDQPVKITSQNQAIKLGIGMIYQHFMLVPQLTVTENIILGREHSWCLNLRQKQQEIAALSQAYGLEIDPTAKVEDLPVGTQQRVEILKVLYRQAKLLILDEPTAVLTPTEVISLIHILRQLAASGNTIIFISHKLEEVINLCDTVTVLRRGQVIATTTTQQATPQQLAELMVGREVALQVKKSAFVPGNVILSVQNLAVADHRNLPAIRNVSLQLQAGEILGIAGVDGNGQRELADAIAGLRGINKGKIEFNHSCTWEKIGYIPEDRQKMGLVLQFSIAQNLILKAWKKSPFCRNFLLQPLAIKNYAQVAMQEFDIRATGEDIQVSQLSGGNQQKVVLARELAGEPDLIIAMQPTRGLDVGATSAVHSRLLAERDRGAGILYISTELEEVMAMSDRIAVIYRGEFVAILDAQTATLEEIGLLMAEGTPRG, from the coding sequence ATGGATTTGCGCTTAGAAAATATTACTAAAAGCTTTAACTCATTTGTTGCTAATAACCATATTAGTCTGAGTGTAGATGCTGGGAAAATTCATGGAATTTTAGGCGAAAATGGCGCAGGTAAGACCACTTTAATGAATATTCTCAGTGGTGTCTATCAACCTGATGCAGGGCAAATTTATCTCCAAGACCAACCCGTAAAAATTACTTCGCAAAATCAGGCGATAAAACTCGGTATAGGCATGATTTATCAACATTTCATGCTTGTACCTCAGTTAACTGTTACCGAAAATATCATTTTAGGTAGAGAACATAGTTGGTGTTTAAATTTGCGGCAAAAACAACAAGAAATTGCCGCTTTATCTCAGGCTTATGGGCTAGAAATTGACCCGACAGCCAAAGTCGAAGATTTACCTGTGGGAACACAACAAAGAGTAGAAATTCTCAAGGTTTTATATCGTCAAGCTAAACTATTAATTCTCGATGAACCAACAGCAGTTCTGACACCAACTGAAGTAATATCACTAATTCATATTTTACGACAATTAGCAGCATCTGGTAACACGATTATTTTTATTAGTCACAAGTTAGAAGAAGTGATTAATCTCTGCGATACCGTCACAGTATTGCGGCGAGGTCAGGTAATCGCAACAACAACAACTCAACAAGCGACTCCACAGCAATTAGCAGAATTGATGGTCGGGCGAGAAGTCGCTTTACAAGTTAAGAAATCTGCATTTGTGCCGGGAAATGTGATATTATCAGTCCAAAATTTAGCAGTTGCTGATCATCGGAATCTTCCTGCTATTCGGAATGTTTCATTACAATTGCAAGCTGGCGAAATTTTGGGAATTGCTGGTGTAGATGGTAATGGACAGCGAGAATTAGCTGATGCGATCGCCGGGTTAAGAGGTATAAATAAAGGTAAGATTGAATTTAATCATTCTTGTACCTGGGAGAAAATTGGGTACATTCCAGAAGATAGGCAAAAAATGGGTTTAGTCTTGCAGTTTAGCATTGCCCAAAACTTGATTTTAAAAGCTTGGAAAAAATCACCATTTTGCAGAAATTTTCTATTACAACCACTAGCAATCAAAAATTATGCCCAAGTTGCAATGCAAGAGTTTGATATTCGGGCGACTGGGGAAGATATCCAGGTAAGTCAACTATCGGGGGGAAATCAACAAAAGGTAGTTTTAGCCAGGGAACTAGCGGGAGAACCAGATTTAATTATAGCTATGCAGCCCACACGGGGTTTAGATGTAGGGGCGACAAGTGCAGTTCATTCTCGGTTGTTAGCAGAACGCGATCGCGGTGCTGGAATATTGTATATTTCTACTGAGTTAGAAGAAGTGATGGCGATGAGCGATCGCATTGCTGTAATCTACAGAGGTGAGTTTGTCGCTATTTTGGACGCACAGACAGCAACGCTTGAAGAAATTGGTTTATTGATGGCTGAAGGAACACCCAGAGGATAA
- the mazG gene encoding nucleoside triphosphate pyrophosphohydrolase encodes MDQSLVALRELIEVVAKLRSPDGGCPWDLAQTPQSLIPYVVEEAYEVVDAIREGDREGIKEELGDLLLQVVLQAQIAGESGDFNLEEVVRGISQKLIRRHPHVFGNVSLDGVDEVRQNWEAIKAQEKGEVAEKHEFSTKLARYYRTLPPLMAAMKISEKAAAVGFEWENIDGVWAKFHEELGEFQQALAEETPERQQAELGDLLFAVMQLARWHDLDPSAALQGTNQRFVQRLQKMEAVVDRPLSDYSLDELESLWQQAKAQLAKE; translated from the coding sequence ATGGATCAGAGTTTGGTGGCTTTACGGGAGTTAATTGAGGTGGTGGCTAAGTTGCGATCGCCTGATGGGGGTTGTCCTTGGGATTTGGCACAAACTCCTCAAAGTCTGATTCCTTATGTGGTGGAGGAGGCTTATGAGGTGGTTGATGCGATTCGGGAGGGGGATCGAGAGGGGATTAAGGAGGAGTTGGGAGATTTACTTTTACAGGTGGTTTTGCAAGCCCAAATTGCTGGGGAATCGGGGGATTTTAACTTGGAGGAGGTGGTAAGGGGGATTTCTCAAAAGTTGATTCGTCGTCATCCTCATGTTTTTGGTAATGTTTCTCTGGATGGTGTGGATGAGGTACGGCAAAATTGGGAGGCGATTAAGGCACAGGAGAAGGGGGAAGTTGCAGAAAAGCATGAATTTAGTACAAAATTGGCTCGTTATTATCGGACTCTTCCCCCTCTGATGGCGGCGATGAAAATTTCTGAAAAGGCTGCGGCTGTGGGCTTTGAGTGGGAAAATATTGATGGGGTTTGGGCGAAGTTTCATGAGGAGTTGGGCGAGTTTCAACAGGCTTTGGCTGAGGAAACACCAGAACGTCAACAAGCGGAATTAGGAGATTTATTGTTTGCGGTGATGCAACTGGCGCGTTGGCATGATCTTGACCCTAGTGCGGCGTTACAGGGGACAAATCAGCGCTTTGTGCAGAGATTGCAAAAAATGGAGGCGGTTGTTGATCGCCCGCTTTCTGATTACAGTTTGGATGAGTTAGAGTCTCTTTGGCAGCAGGCTAAAGCCCAACTTGCAAAAGAGTAA
- a CDS encoding metal-binding protein yields the protein MPSGGTHDRITLYTLPVIAGVTLWQTRSSNLTLLVAGGFMFSGLMFGPDLDIYSRQFQRWGFLRCIWRPYQKKLRHRSVFSHGPIIGTIIRVIYLGCFLALVAIAFLLVGEVFGIVTLTWRDLSVALGRSLVVYTTEYLALFLGLELGAMSHSLSDWGGSAYKRVQKQGVRSLFAGRKGRRKGRVKRRGTLR from the coding sequence ATGCCCTCTGGTGGAACCCACGATCGCATCACTTTATATACTCTGCCTGTAATCGCCGGTGTGACTTTATGGCAAACTCGCAGCAGCAATTTAACTCTGTTGGTTGCTGGTGGGTTTATGTTTAGCGGTTTGATGTTCGGACCGGATTTGGATATTTACTCGCGTCAGTTCCAACGCTGGGGCTTTTTGCGCTGTATTTGGCGACCTTATCAAAAAAAGCTGCGCCATCGTTCTGTTTTTTCCCATGGTCCGATTATTGGGACAATTATCCGGGTGATTTATCTGGGGTGTTTTCTGGCGCTGGTGGCGATCGCTTTTTTGCTGGTGGGGGAAGTTTTCGGAATTGTGACTTTGACTTGGCGGGATTTAAGTGTGGCTTTGGGGCGATCGCTTGTGGTTTACACTACTGAATATTTGGCTTTGTTTTTGGGGTTGGAACTCGGTGCTATGAGTCATTCTCTCAGCGATTGGGGGGGTTCGGCTTATAAGCGGGTGCAGAAGCAGGGGGTGCGGAGTTTGTTTGCTGGGAGGAAGGGGAGGAGGAAGGGAAGAGTTAAACGCAGAGGTACGCTAAGGTAA
- a CDS encoding type II toxin-antitoxin system PemK/MazF family toxin yields the protein MKRGEIYLANLSPAVGSEMDKRRPVLIVSNDANNHASNTVTILPITSNINRVYSFEVLLNPGCVRMKSVTHQSLNNGALRCANTPYVFVQSSNSSPI from the coding sequence ATGAAACGTGGTGAAATTTACCTTGCAAATCTCAGTCCCGCAGTCGGTTCAGAAATGGATAAACGCCGTCCTGTACTGATTGTCAGCAATGACGCTAATAATCATGCTTCAAATACGGTGACAATTTTACCAATTACATCTAATATAAATCGTGTGTATTCTTTTGAAGTTTTGTTAAATCCAGGGTGCGTTAGGATGAAATCCGTAACGCACCAGAGCCTTAATAATGGTGCGTTACGCTGCGCTAACACACCCTACGTGTTTGTTCAATCATCAAATAGTAGTCCTATATAA
- the leuC gene encoding 3-isopropylmalate dehydratase large subunit produces MSKGTLFDKVWNLHTVGTLPSGLTQLFIGLHLIHEVTSPQAFAMLQERGLKMLFPERTIATVDHIVPTENQARPFIDSLAEDMIQALEQNCQENNITFHNIGSGNQGIVHVIAPEQGLTQPGMTIACGDSHTSSHGAFGAIAFGIGTSQVRDVLASQTLALSKLKVRKIEVNGTLNPGVYAKDVILHIIRTLGVKGGVGYAYEYAGTTFDQMNMEERMTVCNMAIEGGARCGYVNPDQVTYDYLNGRDFAPKGAEWDKAVTWWESIKSDADAEYDDVVVFDAADISPTVTWGITPGQGIGVNQFIPKPEELLEEDRFIAEEAYQYMDLFPGQPIKGTKIDVCFIGSCTNGRISDLREAAKIAQGRKVAEGVKAFVVPGSERVKQEAEAEGLDKIFEAAGFEWREPGCSMCLAMNPDKLQGRQISASSSNRNFKGRQGSSSGRTLLMSPAMVATAAIQGEVSDVRELLSK; encoded by the coding sequence ATGAGCAAAGGCACCCTGTTTGATAAAGTTTGGAACTTACACACCGTTGGAACACTTCCTTCAGGGCTGACGCAACTATTTATCGGGCTTCACCTGATTCACGAAGTCACCAGTCCCCAAGCCTTTGCCATGTTGCAAGAAAGGGGTCTGAAGATGCTGTTTCCAGAACGAACTATAGCCACAGTCGATCACATCGTCCCGACTGAAAACCAAGCCCGGCCATTTATTGACAGCTTGGCGGAAGATATGATCCAGGCTTTAGAACAAAACTGTCAAGAAAATAATATTACCTTTCATAACATCGGTTCTGGTAATCAAGGGATAGTCCATGTCATCGCCCCAGAACAAGGATTAACTCAACCAGGAATGACCATCGCTTGTGGTGATAGTCACACATCTAGCCACGGCGCATTCGGTGCGATCGCATTTGGGATTGGTACTAGCCAAGTCCGGGACGTTCTCGCCTCTCAAACTCTGGCTTTATCGAAACTGAAAGTCCGCAAAATAGAAGTGAACGGGACTTTAAACCCTGGTGTTTATGCCAAAGATGTCATCCTGCACATCATTCGGACATTAGGTGTAAAAGGTGGCGTAGGTTATGCGTATGAATATGCAGGAACCACCTTTGACCAAATGAACATGGAAGAACGGATGACCGTTTGCAACATGGCTATTGAAGGCGGCGCGAGATGCGGTTATGTCAACCCTGATCAAGTCACTTATGATTACTTAAACGGTAGGGACTTCGCTCCTAAAGGTGCAGAATGGGACAAAGCTGTAACTTGGTGGGAATCCATCAAAAGTGATGCTGATGCTGAATATGATGATGTGGTGGTCTTCGATGCGGCGGATATTTCCCCCACAGTTACTTGGGGAATTACACCCGGTCAAGGTATCGGCGTAAATCAATTTATACCAAAACCAGAAGAGTTGTTAGAAGAAGACCGATTTATTGCGGAAGAAGCTTATCAATATATGGATTTGTTTCCCGGTCAACCGATAAAAGGCACTAAAATTGATGTCTGCTTTATTGGAAGTTGCACCAACGGCAGAATCAGCGACTTGCGAGAAGCAGCAAAAATTGCCCAAGGTCGTAAAGTTGCTGAGGGTGTGAAAGCCTTTGTTGTACCCGGTTCGGAACGGGTGAAGCAAGAAGCCGAAGCCGAAGGACTAGATAAAATCTTTGAAGCAGCTGGCTTTGAATGGCGTGAACCGGGATGTTCTATGTGTTTAGCCATGAACCCCGACAAACTCCAAGGTAGACAAATCAGCGCGTCTTCCTCTAACCGCAACTTTAAAGGTAGACAAGGTTCGTCTTCTGGTCGCACATTATTAATGAGTCCGGCGATGGTTGCAACTGCGGCTATCCAAGGGGAAGTTTCAGATGTGCGCGAGTTGCTATCAAAATAA
- the leuD gene encoding 3-isopropylmalate dehydratase small subunit, with amino-acid sequence MVSEVKKISGRGIILIGDDIDTDRIIPARYLKAITFDGLGEGVFIDDRTALKGEHPFDQPQYQGANVLIVNRNFGCGSSREHAPQAIAKWGIQALIGESFAEIFFGNCVAMGIPCLTADAATVKKLQELVAANAQAAVTVNLETLEVQIGDYTAKVTMNEGTRSTFIAGTWDACGQLVANADQVRATAAKLPYVGWGKLAAS; translated from the coding sequence ATGGTTAGTGAAGTTAAAAAAATCTCAGGGCGCGGTATAATCCTTATTGGGGATGATATAGATACAGATAGGATTATTCCCGCCCGTTATTTGAAAGCTATTACCTTTGATGGTTTAGGCGAAGGCGTATTTATCGATGACCGCACAGCATTAAAGGGTGAACATCCCTTTGACCAACCTCAATATCAAGGGGCAAATGTTTTAATCGTTAACCGTAACTTTGGCTGTGGTTCATCACGAGAACACGCACCTCAAGCGATCGCTAAATGGGGAATTCAAGCTTTAATCGGTGAAAGTTTCGCCGAAATCTTTTTTGGTAACTGTGTCGCAATGGGTATACCTTGTTTGACAGCCGATGCAGCTACAGTCAAAAAACTGCAAGAATTAGTAGCAGCCAATGCTCAAGCAGCTGTGACAGTGAACTTGGAAACTTTAGAAGTGCAAATTGGTGATTATACAGCCAAAGTCACCATGAATGAAGGCACTCGCAGCACTTTTATTGCTGGGACATGGGATGCTTGCGGTCAGTTAGTCGCTAATGCTGACCAAGTGCGGGCAACTGCTGCTAAACTTCCTTATGTGGGTTGGGGAAAATTAGCCGCGAGTTAA
- a CDS encoding CapA family protein: MANQRVAKLLSFGFISGCFCLGIAMGAFIRFGQFPASDATTAVTEAEPTPPEPEKTVLDTISIKAVGDIIPGTNFPNYRLPKSPDNLLPQSVRQSLQGSDLLLGNFESTFTNHPHTSKDISRGQVFAFRSPPSYAKLFSAVGFNVFHIANNHAMDFGQVGFQDTVKNLKNVGIATLGHKNQILYLEANNMAIAMIGFAPYNMYNSIHNLAAAQALVTEAKKNANIVIVSMHAGAEGTAALHVKNQTEFFYGENRGNSIKFARTVIDAGADLVLGHGPHVPRAMEIYQGKLIAYSLGNFIGYRTLSTKAQTAYSMILEVKLNSQGDLVAARIIPVHLNKQGIPEIDQYFRTVGLLRYLNKNDHLVSPVKINEQGKIVLPSPINPVR; encoded by the coding sequence ATGGCAAATCAAAGAGTAGCAAAATTACTCTCATTTGGTTTTATTAGTGGCTGTTTTTGTCTAGGTATTGCTATGGGAGCATTCATTCGCTTTGGACAATTCCCCGCATCAGACGCAACCACAGCAGTGACTGAAGCAGAACCTACACCACCAGAGCCAGAAAAAACTGTTTTAGATACCATTAGCATCAAAGCAGTTGGGGATATTATTCCTGGAACTAACTTCCCTAATTATAGATTGCCTAAGTCTCCAGATAATTTGTTACCACAGTCTGTGAGACAATCGTTACAAGGATCTGATCTTTTGCTGGGGAACTTTGAAAGCACCTTCACCAACCATCCCCATACTTCCAAAGATATCAGTCGGGGACAAGTTTTTGCTTTTCGCTCTCCACCTAGTTATGCAAAATTATTTTCTGCGGTGGGGTTTAATGTCTTCCATATAGCAAATAACCATGCAATGGACTTTGGACAGGTGGGTTTTCAGGATACAGTTAAAAATCTGAAAAACGTTGGTATTGCAACATTAGGTCATAAAAATCAAATTCTTTATTTAGAAGCAAATAATATGGCGATCGCCATGATCGGATTTGCTCCCTATAATATGTATAATTCTATTCATAATCTGGCAGCAGCCCAAGCACTGGTCACTGAAGCTAAAAAAAATGCTAATATTGTAATTGTCTCGATGCACGCTGGAGCCGAAGGAACCGCAGCACTGCACGTAAAAAATCAAACCGAGTTTTTCTATGGAGAAAACCGAGGTAATTCTATCAAATTTGCCCGGACAGTCATAGACGCAGGAGCCGACTTAGTGCTAGGACATGGGCCTCACGTTCCCAGAGCAATGGAAATTTACCAGGGTAAATTGATAGCTTATTCTTTGGGTAACTTTATCGGATATCGGACTTTATCCACAAAGGCTCAGACTGCATACTCAATGATACTAGAAGTCAAGCTCAATTCCCAGGGTGATTTAGTTGCAGCTCGAATTATCCCCGTACATTTGAATAAACAGGGAATACCTGAAATTGATCAGTATTTTCGCACTGTGGGACTGCTGCGTTATTTAAATAAAAATGATCATCTTGTGAGTCCGGTAAAAATTAACGAGCAAGGGAAAATTGTCTTACCATCGCCGATAAACCCTGTGAGGTGA
- the proB gene encoding glutamate 5-kinase: MTKTIVVKIGTSSLTKPETGQLALSTIATLAETLCHLRQQGHRVILVSSGAVGVGCARLGLTERPKAIALKQAVAAVGQGRLMRIYDDLFTTLNQPIAQVLLTRSDLVQRSRYLNAYNTFQELLGLGVIPVVNENDTVAVDELKFGDNDTLSALVASLVEADWLFLLTDVDKLYSADPRSVPDAQPISLVSSLKELAELQIQTTSQGSQWGTGGMSTKISAARIAIAAGVRTVITQGRFPQNIEKIIEGEPLGTHFQPQPEPTSARKRWIAYGLVPMGKLYLDTGAIAAIAQAGKSLLAAGIKSVSGEFEAQEAVQLCDHQGTEIARGLVNYSSDELQKIRGCHSREIFPILGYVGAETVIHRDNLVLT; the protein is encoded by the coding sequence ATGACTAAGACAATTGTTGTCAAAATCGGCACTTCTAGCCTGACTAAACCAGAGACTGGACAACTAGCACTTTCCACCATTGCCACCTTAGCAGAAACACTGTGTCATTTAAGACAACAAGGGCATCGAGTGATTTTAGTGTCCTCTGGTGCTGTGGGAGTGGGTTGCGCTAGGTTGGGCTTAACGGAACGCCCCAAAGCGATCGCTCTCAAACAAGCAGTAGCAGCAGTGGGACARGGACGGTTAATGCGGATATATGATGATTTATTTACTACCTTAAATCAGCCCATTGCTCAAGTGTTACTGACTCGCAGCGACTTGGTACAGCGTAGCCGTTATCTCAACGCTTACAACACTTTTCAAGAACTCCTGGGACTGGGTGTAATTCCTGTAGTCAATGAAAATGATACAGTGGCAGTGGACGAACTGAAATTTGGCGATAATGACACCCTCTCGGCATTGGTTGCGAGTTTAGTCGAAGCAGATTGGTTATTTCTACTCACCGATGTAGACAAGCTATATTCCGCCGATCCCCGTTCCGTACCTGATGCACAGCCCATATCTTTGGTAAGTAGCCTTAAAGAATTGGCAGAATTACAAATACAAACCACCTCTCAAGGCTCTCAATGGGGTACTGGTGGGATGTCCACTAAAATTTCCGCCGCCAGAATTGCTATTGCTGCGGGAGTTCGTACAGTCATTACTCAAGGACGATTTCCGCAGAATATTGAGAAAATTATCGAAGGAGAACCCCTGGGGACTCACTTTCAACCACAACCGGAACCAACTTCGGCGCGGAAACGTTGGATAGCTTATGGTCTAGTACCTATGGGAAAATTATACTTGGATACAGGAGCGATCGCAGCGATCGCCCAAGCCGGAAAATCCTTATTAGCAGCTGGAATTAAATCCGTATCAGGAGAATTTGAAGCTCAAGAAGCGGTGCAGTTGTGCGATCATCAGGGAACAGAAATTGCCAGAGGACTTGTCAACTATAGCAGCGACGAACTACAAAAGATTCGCGGCTGTCATTCTAGGGAAATTTTCCCAATTTTGGGCTATGTAGGTGCAGAAACTGTAATTCATCGCGATAACTTAGTTCTGACTTAA
- a CDS encoding YqeG family HAD IIIA-type phosphatase: MTWNKLLQPDLILEGSVLNLTPEMIQQYGLKGLVLDVDETLVPFTVGVASPELQEWVEQIRVSTELFLVSNNLSEARIGGIARSLNLPYYLGAAKPSRRKIRAALTAMNLPVQQVGMVGDRLFTDVIAGNRLGMFTVLVDPIVDPDAALRSHPVRNFEVWLSEILGATITPKKTKIHKT; this comes from the coding sequence ATGACTTGGAACAAGCTCTTACAGCCTGATTTGATTTTAGAAGGTTCTGTATTAAACCTCACACCCGAAATGATTCAACAATACGGGCTGAAAGGGCTGGTGTTGGATGTGGATGAAACTTTAGTACCTTTTACAGTGGGGGTAGCTTCACCAGAACTACAAGAGTGGGTAGAGCAAATACGTGTTTCTACAGAGTTGTTTTTGGTAAGTAATAATCTTAGTGAAGCACGGATCGGTGGTATCGCGCGATCGCTCAATTTGCCATATTATCTAGGTGCTGCCAAGCCATCGCGACGGAAAATAAGAGCCGCACTCACTGCAATGAATTTACCAGTACAGCAAGTAGGAATGGTAGGCGATCGCTTATTTACAGATGTTATAGCGGGTAATCGTCTGGGAATGTTCACAGTTTTAGTAGATCCCATTGTCGATCCTGATGCAGCCTTGCGCTCTCATCCTGTCCGCAATTTTGAAGTTTGGTTATCGGAAATCTTGGGAGCCACTATTACTCCTAAAAAAACAAAAATTCACAAAACTTGA
- a CDS encoding DUF3727 domain-containing protein: MFSSQFPEENDHAHAGSITLTDDTGRTLDCYVEHSLSVDGQEYVLLLPVDSPIEIFAWQGDDEEEEAVLVDDDAVIDQIFGTAQAVLAEQNLIVKHTAYALTVAGDLPPVEESEIFTLEIEDEEADLEPEQLQLLANFYDQEQEYAIYTPIDPLLFFARISTTGQPELLSPEEFQKIQPLLEEQLFNEVQ, translated from the coding sequence ATGTTTTCCTCTCAATTTCCTGAAGAAAATGATCATGCTCATGCAGGTTCCATCACTCTAACCGATGACACAGGGCGAACCCTCGACTGTTATGTTGAACATTCGCTCTCGGTAGATGGACAAGAATACGTTTTACTGCTTCCTGTAGACTCACCTATCGAAATTTTTGCTTGGCAAGGTGATGACGAAGAAGAAGAGGCGGTTTTGGTAGATGATGATGCTGTGATTGACCAAATTTTTGGCACGGCTCAAGCTGTCTTAGCTGAACAAAATCTGATAGTCAAGCATACTGCTTATGCTCTGACTGTAGCTGGTGATTTGCCACCAGTGGAAGAGTCAGAAATTTTCACCTTAGAAATTGAAGATGAAGAGGCAGATTTGGAGCCAGAACAATTGCAGCTACTTGCTAATTTCTATGACCAAGAGCAAGAATACGCAATTTATACACCAATCGATCCTCTACTATTTTTTGCCCGGATTTCAACCACAGGTCAACCTGAATTACTTTCACCGGAGGAATTTCAAAAAATACAACCATTGTTAGAAGAACAACTGTTTAACGAAGTTCAATAA
- the ruvX gene encoding Holliday junction resolvase RuvX: protein MTPQEQPQPFISALGLDFGRKRMGVAGCDGTGLIATGLTTIERTSFERDVQQIRNIVDERQVQILVIGLPYSMDGTLGFQARQVQKFAKRLGKALNLPVEYIDERLTSFQAEQLLIAENRSPSRHKGLIDRKAASIILQQWLDSRRASCQTSVLAR, encoded by the coding sequence TTGACACCCCAAGAACAACCACAACCGTTTATTTCCGCCTTGGGATTAGATTTCGGTCGCAAGCGGATGGGTGTGGCGGGGTGTGATGGTACGGGTTTAATTGCTACAGGACTGACCACCATTGAGCGGACATCTTTTGAAAGGGATGTCCAACAAATCCGCAACATAGTGGATGAGCGTCAGGTGCAAATCCTGGTGATTGGTTTACCTTACTCGATGGATGGGACTCTAGGATTCCAGGCGCGTCAAGTCCAGAAATTTGCCAAAAGATTGGGGAAAGCGCTGAATTTACCTGTGGAATATATAGATGAGCGTTTAACTTCTTTTCAAGCAGAACAACTGTTAATCGCTGAAAATCGCTCCCCATCACGCCATAAAGGTTTAATTGACCGTAAGGCAGCATCGATAATTTTGCAACAATGGCTGGACTCCAGGCGAGCCAGCTGCCAAACATCAGTACTAGCCCGATAG
- a CDS encoding GNAT family N-acetyltransferase encodes MAARIKMTSLLPRNLSVVIRPAQYRDLDGIEQITQDSFATLTPKEAELAISQMQWLRRWYGFLKFLSWFPNPLKYRFCAYVAEQGRVLLGMIQVSPFNRTRSTWRIDRVMLAPSVEKQAVGSQLLRHCFESILEARTWLLEVSINDKDALALYRQNGFQRLAEMTYWEIKPELLAQLAQAEPDLPNLLPVSNADAQLLYQLDTASMPPLVRQVFDRNTRDFKTSFFGALTDAVKQWVTKTEVVSGYVFEPQRKAAIGYFQVQLDRKGKTPHVARLTVHPAYTWLYPELLSQLARIVQDFPQQGLQLASSDYQAEREEYLERIGAERIEHTLIMSRSVWHKLRESKFVSLEGIQWTGVLQGLQPARKPIPGGMSWVKPSKQPASERPAPTKSEPVAFKCENLSMEALPIPESTDTTQEN; translated from the coding sequence ATGGCAGCTCGAATTAAAATGACTTCATTACTTCCTCGAAACCTCAGCGTTGTCATCCGGCCAGCCCAATACCGGGATCTGGACGGAATTGAACAAATAACGCAAGACTCATTCGCAACCCTCACTCCCAAAGAGGCGGAACTGGCCATCAGCCAAATGCAATGGTTACGCCGTTGGTATGGATTTCTGAAATTTTTGAGCTGGTTTCCTAACCCCCTAAAGTATCGTTTCTGTGCCTACGTAGCAGAGCAAGGGCGAGTGCTTTTAGGAATGATTCAAGTGTCACCATTCAACCGCACACGCAGTACATGGCGGATTGATCGCGTAATGCTGGCTCCATCTGTGGAAAAGCAAGCAGTCGGTTCGCAACTTTTGCGCCATTGCTTTGAGTCGATTTTGGAAGCTCGGACTTGGCTATTAGAAGTCAGTATTAACGATAAAGACGCACTGGCACTGTATCGCCAAAATGGGTTCCAGCGTCTAGCAGAAATGACTTATTGGGAAATTAAACCCGAATTACTCGCCCAATTGGCGCAAGCAGAGCCTGACTTACCCAATCTTCTGCCTGTAAGTAATGCCGATGCCCAGTTACTATATCAATTAGATACAGCATCAATGCCGCCTTTGGTGCGTCAGGTATTTGATCGGAATACTCGCGACTTTAAAACCAGTTTCTTTGGCGCTTTAACTGATGCTGTCAAGCAGTGGGTGACAAAAACCGAAGTAGTTAGTGGCTACGTATTTGAACCCCAACGCAAAGCAGCTATCGGTTATTTTCAAGTCCAACTTGACCGCAAAGGCAAAACTCCTCATGTCGCCAGGCTGACAGTTCACCCTGCTTATACCTGGCTGTACCCAGAGTTGCTTTCCCAACTGGCGCGCATTGTCCAAGATTTCCCTCAGCAAGGTTTACAATTAGCATCCTCAGACTACCAAGCAGAACGAGAAGAGTATTTAGAGCGCATTGGTGCAGAACGCATAGAACATACCCTGATTATGTCTCGCTCGGTTTGGCATAAGCTCCGGGAGTCTAAATTTGTCTCCTTAGAAGGAATTCAGTGGACTGGAGTGCTGCAAGGGTTGCAACCGGCTCGTAAACCCATCCCTGGTGGAATGTCATGGGTAAAACCAAGCAAGCAACCAGCGTCAGAAAGACCCGCGCCCACCAAATCAGAACCTGTGGCCTTTAAGTGCGAAAATTTAAGTATGGAAGCATTGCCCATTCCTGAATCCACAGATACAACACAGGAGAACTAG